The following coding sequences are from one Pseudonocardia sp. HH130630-07 window:
- a CDS encoding ABC transporter ATP-binding protein: protein MSVLLPVAPWPRIRALVTELGRPQRGTALAALGVLFGAAAASLLAAPLLGDIVDRVAQRRGADAVLAPVLGLAGVAVVQGVLAALGVALAARFCETVLAGLRERFVDRALHLPQTRVEAAGAGDLTARVTDDVAVVGEAVREAVPELVRAALLVGLTLVGLAVLDWRFLLAALLAVPVQAWTARAFLGRSGPFYAAQRTAAGAQQQQLLDTAGGLPTVRAYRLHERHAAGVADRAAEVARLVVAVIRMHTQLFGRLNLAEYIGLAAVLGTGFWLVSTGATTIGTASAAALYFVNLFTPINVVLFQLDAAQTALAGLRRIVGVADLDPPAPPARLVVPDGAGLRVRGLTHHYVDGHPVLADVDLDVAPGERVALVGASGAGKSTLAGIVAGVHTPAAGVVEIGGARLDDLSPDRLREAVVLVTQESHVFAGTLAADLRLAAPDADDDALLAALDRVGAGGWARALPDGLATVVGDGGHRLPVVAAQQLALARVLLTGPRVLVLDEATAEAGSAGARVLEESAEAVLAGRTAIVVAHRLTQAAAADRVVVLDAGRVVEQGTHDELVAGGGRYARLWAAWTGARSTDPADPAPRT from the coding sequence ATGAGCGTCCTGCTCCCGGTCGCCCCGTGGCCGCGGATCCGCGCCCTGGTCACCGAGCTGGGCCGGCCGCAGCGGGGCACGGCGCTCGCCGCGCTCGGAGTCCTGTTCGGCGCCGCCGCGGCGAGCCTGCTCGCCGCGCCGCTGCTCGGCGACATCGTCGACCGGGTCGCGCAGCGGCGCGGCGCGGACGCGGTCCTCGCCCCCGTCCTGGGCCTGGCCGGGGTGGCCGTCGTGCAGGGTGTGCTGGCCGCGCTCGGGGTCGCGCTCGCCGCACGGTTCTGCGAGACCGTGCTGGCCGGACTGCGCGAACGGTTCGTCGACCGGGCACTGCACCTGCCGCAGACGCGGGTCGAGGCCGCCGGGGCCGGCGACCTCACCGCCCGGGTCACCGACGACGTGGCCGTGGTCGGCGAAGCGGTCCGCGAGGCGGTGCCGGAGCTGGTCCGGGCCGCCCTGCTGGTCGGGCTCACCCTGGTCGGGCTCGCCGTGCTGGACTGGCGGTTCCTGCTGGCCGCGCTGCTCGCCGTGCCGGTCCAGGCGTGGACGGCCCGCGCGTTCCTCGGCCGGTCCGGCCCGTTCTACGCCGCGCAGCGGACCGCCGCCGGCGCCCAGCAGCAACAGCTCCTCGACACCGCGGGCGGGCTGCCGACGGTGCGCGCCTACCGGCTGCACGAGCGGCACGCCGCCGGCGTCGCGGACCGGGCCGCCGAGGTCGCGCGGCTGGTCGTGGCCGTGATCCGGATGCACACCCAGCTGTTCGGGCGGCTGAACCTCGCCGAGTACATCGGGCTGGCCGCCGTCCTCGGTACCGGCTTCTGGCTGGTCTCCACCGGCGCGACGACGATCGGTACCGCCAGCGCGGCCGCGCTCTACTTCGTCAACCTCTTCACCCCGATCAACGTCGTGCTGTTCCAGCTCGACGCGGCCCAGACCGCGCTCGCCGGGCTGCGGCGGATCGTGGGGGTCGCCGATCTCGACCCGCCGGCGCCCCCGGCCCGGCTGGTCGTCCCGGACGGTGCCGGGCTGCGGGTGCGCGGCCTGACCCACCACTACGTCGACGGCCACCCGGTACTGGCCGACGTCGATCTCGACGTCGCGCCGGGCGAGCGGGTCGCGCTGGTCGGCGCGAGCGGGGCCGGGAAGTCGACCCTGGCCGGGATCGTCGCGGGGGTGCACACGCCGGCCGCCGGTGTCGTCGAGATCGGCGGTGCCCGGCTCGACGATCTCTCCCCGGACCGGCTGCGCGAGGCCGTGGTGCTCGTCACCCAGGAGTCGCACGTGTTCGCCGGGACGCTGGCCGCGGACCTGCGCCTGGCCGCCCCGGACGCCGACGACGACGCCCTGCTCGCCGCCCTGGACCGGGTCGGCGCGGGCGGCTGGGCCCGCGCACTCCCGGACGGGCTCGCGACCGTGGTCGGCGACGGCGGGCACCGGCTCCCGGTGGTCGCCGCCCAGCAGCTCGCGCTCGCCCGGGTCCTGCTGACCGGCCCCCGGGTGCTCGTGCTCGACGAGGCCACCGCGGAGGCCGGCAGCGCCGGGGCCCGGGTCCTGGAGGAGTCCGCCGAGGCCGTGCTCGCCGGGCGGACGGCGATCGTCGTCGCCCACCGGCTCACCCAGGCCGCGGCCGCCGACCGGGTCGTCGTCCTCGACGCCGGGCGGGTCGTCGAGCAGGGCACCCACGACGAGCTCGTCGCCGGCGGCGGCCGGTACGCCCGGCTGTGGGCGGCCTGGACCGGGGCCCGCAGCACCGACCCCGCCGACCCCGCACCCCGGACCTGA
- a CDS encoding ABC transporter substrate-binding protein: MSRPLRRTLAACAVLLLALTGCSSGGTDEPAAPAPGGDGTFPVTIEHAFGSTTIDRKPERVVALGYNEADFVMALGVQPVGEREVIGDFPYQQRPWQPQPPLGPTPQSLASATVPVEQIAALQPDIILGVYSFLDRATYDRLSQIAPTVAQPTEDGTNPATWDEQTRITGQALGLPQEADRVIAETRKKFDDVRAANPEFAGKGLSMDFVLEGSPTDLGTDDLRAQLFAGLGFTVRPDSRNLSLEQQGQLDNDVLVVIGRTKADALADPVFAAIPAVREGRVVYLGDFGTEFAGALGYSSPLSLGYAIDTVAPKLKDALAGRAPEL, translated from the coding sequence ATGTCCCGTCCCCTGCGCCGCACGCTCGCCGCGTGCGCCGTCCTGCTCCTGGCCCTGACCGGCTGCTCCTCCGGCGGTACCGACGAACCGGCGGCACCGGCGCCCGGTGGCGACGGCACCTTCCCGGTGACGATCGAGCACGCCTTCGGATCGACCACGATCGACCGCAAGCCCGAGCGCGTCGTCGCCCTGGGCTACAACGAGGCCGACTTCGTGATGGCGCTGGGCGTGCAGCCGGTCGGCGAGCGCGAGGTCATCGGCGACTTCCCGTACCAGCAGCGGCCCTGGCAGCCGCAGCCCCCGCTGGGCCCCACCCCGCAGTCCCTGGCCTCGGCGACCGTGCCGGTGGAGCAGATCGCCGCGCTGCAGCCCGACATCATCCTCGGCGTGTACTCCTTCCTCGACCGGGCCACCTACGACCGGCTCTCCCAGATCGCGCCGACCGTGGCCCAGCCGACCGAGGACGGCACGAACCCGGCCACCTGGGACGAGCAGACCCGGATCACCGGTCAGGCGCTCGGGCTCCCGCAGGAGGCCGACCGGGTGATCGCCGAGACCCGGAAGAAGTTCGACGACGTCCGGGCCGCCAACCCGGAGTTCGCCGGCAAGGGCCTGTCCATGGACTTCGTGCTCGAGGGCAGCCCGACCGACCTGGGCACCGACGACCTGCGGGCACAGCTGTTCGCCGGGCTCGGTTTCACCGTCCGGCCGGACAGCCGGAACCTGTCGCTGGAGCAGCAGGGCCAGCTGGACAACGACGTCCTCGTCGTGATCGGGCGCACCAAGGCCGACGCGCTGGCGGACCCGGTGTTCGCCGCGATCCCGGCCGTGCGCGAGGGCCGGGTCGTCTACCTCGGCGACTTCGGGACCGAGTTCGCCGGCGCCCTGGGCTACTCCAGCCCGCTGTCGCTGGGCTACGCGATCGACACCGTCGCCCCGAAGCTGAAGGACGCGCTGGCCGGACGGGCTCCGGAGCTGTGA
- a CDS encoding methionyl-tRNA formyltransferase yields MRVVLFGYQKWGTRLLADLLDSRHEVVLVVSHPDNGEWSPHIFDEPLDALAAEHGIPVVYREKAVDDELVETITRSGAEIGVACNWRTWISPAVFSAPPRGTVNTHDSLLPRYAGFSPLNWALINGESQVGITAHWMDADLDRGPIICQRTVPVTPTDTTEDLFHRTVRLFGPLALEAFDRAEHGPHEWLTQDPAHASFFHKRADEDNRIPWDRPAADLVNLVRAQTGPYPNAWCEHEGRRLRVLEASVSRERCGGTTGRVFAREGTGVIVVAGPEAWRGGQHGLVLQRVRDADGTEHVAGDYFRRMGGYLT; encoded by the coding sequence GTGCGTGTCGTGTTGTTCGGATACCAGAAGTGGGGCACCCGCCTGCTCGCCGACCTGCTGGACTCCCGGCACGAGGTCGTGCTGGTGGTGAGCCACCCCGACAACGGGGAGTGGTCCCCGCACATCTTCGACGAGCCGCTCGACGCGCTCGCCGCCGAGCACGGCATCCCGGTGGTCTACCGGGAGAAGGCGGTCGACGACGAGCTGGTGGAGACGATCACCCGCTCCGGTGCCGAGATCGGTGTCGCCTGCAACTGGCGGACCTGGATCTCACCGGCGGTGTTCTCCGCGCCACCGCGCGGCACGGTCAACACCCACGACTCGCTGCTCCCGCGCTACGCCGGGTTCTCGCCGCTGAACTGGGCGCTGATCAACGGGGAGAGCCAGGTGGGCATCACCGCGCACTGGATGGACGCCGACCTCGACCGTGGCCCGATCATCTGCCAGCGCACGGTCCCGGTGACCCCGACCGACACCACCGAGGACCTGTTCCACCGCACCGTCCGGCTGTTCGGCCCGCTGGCGCTGGAGGCCTTCGACCGGGCCGAGCACGGACCCCACGAGTGGCTCACCCAGGACCCGGCGCACGCGTCGTTCTTCCACAAGCGGGCCGACGAGGACAACCGCATCCCGTGGGACCGGCCGGCGGCCGACCTGGTGAACCTCGTCCGGGCCCAGACCGGCCCGTACCCGAACGCCTGGTGCGAGCACGAGGGCCGACGGCTGCGGGTGCTGGAGGCATCGGTGTCGCGCGAGCGCTGCGGCGGGACCACCGGACGGGTGTTCGCCCGGGAGGGGACGGGCGTGATCGTCGTCGCGGGGCCCGAGGCGTGGCGCGGCGGGCAGCACGGCCTGGTGCTGCAGCGGGTCAGGGACGCCGACGGCACCGAGCACGTGGCGGGCGACTACTTCCGGCGGATGGGCGGGTACCTGACCTGA
- a CDS encoding alpha/beta fold hydrolase: MTVAVLNGIRLSYTDRGGDGPLAVLVMGTGSPGRVWEVHQVPALTAAGFRVVTFDNRGIAPSDECAAGFTVDDMTADVAALIEHLGAGPAAVVGTSLGARVATELALARPDLVSRVVAMGAHARLGPVQRALTAGRAALADAGTVLPAEYHAAVAAQQYLSPATLRDDRSARDWLDVLAFSSAEVRPGHRVQMQLALDLADRTDAYRAISVPLLVVAFADDRTTPPELGREVADAVPGAHYTEIADAGHYGYLERPQDVNRALLDFLVPVADRSAT; this comes from the coding sequence GTGACGGTGGCGGTCCTCAACGGGATCCGGCTCTCCTACACCGACCGCGGTGGCGACGGCCCGCTCGCGGTGCTGGTGATGGGGACGGGCAGTCCGGGGCGGGTGTGGGAGGTCCACCAGGTCCCGGCGCTGACGGCGGCGGGCTTCCGGGTGGTCACGTTCGACAACCGCGGGATCGCGCCGTCGGACGAGTGCGCGGCCGGGTTCACCGTCGACGACATGACCGCCGACGTGGCGGCCCTGATCGAGCACCTCGGTGCGGGCCCGGCCGCCGTCGTCGGGACCTCGCTCGGTGCGCGGGTGGCGACCGAGCTGGCACTGGCCCGGCCCGATCTCGTGTCCCGGGTGGTCGCGATGGGGGCGCACGCCCGGCTGGGGCCGGTGCAGCGGGCCCTCACCGCCGGCCGGGCGGCGCTGGCCGACGCCGGGACCGTCCTGCCCGCGGAGTACCACGCGGCCGTCGCCGCCCAGCAGTACCTCTCCCCGGCGACCCTGCGCGACGACCGGTCCGCCCGGGACTGGCTCGACGTGCTCGCGTTCTCCTCCGCCGAGGTACGGCCCGGTCACCGGGTGCAGATGCAGCTGGCCCTGGACCTGGCCGACCGCACCGACGCCTACCGCGCGATCTCGGTCCCGCTGCTGGTCGTCGCGTTCGCCGACGACCGCACGACCCCGCCCGAGCTGGGCCGGGAGGTCGCCGACGCGGTGCCCGGCGCCCACTACACCGAGATCGCTGATGCCGGTCACTACGGCTACCTCGAACGTCCGCAGGACGTGAACCGGGCGCTGCTCGACTTCCTCGTCCCGGTGGCGGACCGCTCCGCCACCTGA
- a CDS encoding lysine N(6)-hydroxylase/L-ornithine N(5)-oxygenase family protein produces MAAPAPGYPASPAEVLDVVGVGFGPSNLGVAIALREHNATDRRRPLRAHFVERQATFGWHRGMLLEDTTMQVSHLKDLATMRDPGSRFTFLSYLHDRGRLADFINYGSSFPSRREFHDYLEWAAARVTAGADDVTVGYGSEVVEIVPAPGSAASVLEVVVQGPDGVRRLRTRNVVLACGLTPALPEGVGTGRRIWHNRDLLFRTGELAGTDPARFAVVGAGQSAAETVEHLHRTFPDAEVHAVFARYGYSPADDSSFANRIFDPAAVDDFYTAPDAVKQQILGYHANTNYSVVDPDLIESLYRRHYHERVAGVERLRFRNVSRVADVVDTGDRVELAVESLIDGSREVISADAVVYATGYRATDPLRLLGAGLAGSCRRDASGRLVIGRDYRLTVEDPASTGPVTAGLYVQGPTEHTHGISSTLLSNVAVRAGEIVGSIAAGGPVPAAAGRPARDGASLTR; encoded by the coding sequence ATGGCAGCACCCGCACCCGGGTATCCGGCCTCCCCGGCCGAGGTCCTCGACGTCGTGGGGGTCGGTTTCGGACCGTCCAACCTGGGCGTCGCCATCGCCCTGCGGGAGCACAACGCCACGGACCGGCGCCGGCCCCTGCGCGCGCACTTCGTGGAGCGCCAGGCCACGTTCGGCTGGCACCGCGGGATGCTGCTCGAGGACACCACGATGCAGGTGTCGCACCTCAAGGACCTGGCGACCATGCGCGACCCCGGCAGCCGGTTCACCTTCCTGTCCTACCTGCACGACCGGGGCAGGCTCGCCGACTTCATCAACTACGGCAGCAGCTTCCCGAGCCGCCGCGAGTTCCACGACTATCTGGAGTGGGCCGCCGCCCGGGTCACCGCCGGGGCCGACGACGTCACGGTCGGCTACGGCAGCGAGGTCGTGGAGATCGTCCCGGCGCCCGGCTCCGCGGCGTCGGTCCTGGAGGTCGTCGTGCAGGGGCCCGACGGCGTGCGCCGGCTGCGGACCCGCAACGTCGTACTCGCCTGCGGGCTCACCCCGGCGTTGCCGGAGGGCGTCGGCACCGGGCGCCGGATCTGGCACAACCGGGACCTGCTGTTCCGCACCGGTGAGCTCGCCGGGACCGACCCGGCCCGGTTCGCGGTGGTCGGGGCCGGTCAGAGCGCCGCGGAGACGGTGGAGCACCTGCACCGCACGTTCCCCGACGCCGAGGTGCACGCCGTCTTCGCCCGCTACGGCTACAGCCCGGCGGACGACTCGTCGTTCGCCAACCGGATCTTCGACCCGGCCGCCGTCGACGACTTCTACACCGCCCCGGACGCGGTGAAGCAGCAGATCCTCGGTTACCACGCGAACACGAACTACTCGGTGGTCGACCCGGACCTCATCGAGAGCCTCTACCGGCGGCACTACCACGAGCGGGTGGCCGGGGTGGAGCGGCTGAGGTTCCGCAACGTCTCCCGGGTCGCCGACGTCGTCGACACCGGCGACCGGGTGGAGCTCGCCGTGGAGTCGCTGATCGACGGCTCGCGCGAGGTGATCAGTGCCGACGCCGTCGTGTACGCCACCGGTTACCGGGCCACCGATCCGTTGCGGCTGCTCGGCGCCGGGCTGGCCGGCTCGTGCCGGCGCGACGCGTCGGGCCGGTTGGTCATCGGTCGCGACTACCGGCTGACGGTGGAGGACCCGGCCTCGACCGGGCCGGTGACCGCCGGTCTCTACGTCCAGGGGCCGACCGAGCACACGCACGGCATCTCCTCGACGCTGCTGTCGAACGTCGCGGTCCGGGCGGGGGAGATCGTCGGCTCGATCGCCGCCGGCGGGCCGGTCCCGGCCGCCGCCGGACGTCCGGCCAGGGACGGGGCCTCGCTGACCCGATGA